Proteins from a genomic interval of Arachis hypogaea cultivar Tifrunner chromosome 10, arahy.Tifrunner.gnm2.J5K5, whole genome shotgun sequence:
- the LOC114924552 gene encoding uncharacterized protein: MYKNVIKEAWHPKSSCFSSKLQHVQDDSLEFNLKVVGNIFAKKKELERYISKIQRRLEEVDILSFRVKEKELNDDYNRILLQEELFWFQKSREQWVKFGDRNTKFFHLQSVIRRKNNKIKGLFVGDSTWSFNSFVPQVKAVSFFKNLFCSVKDIDLYCMGDVPLLTLSPNARENLTTPVSFSEVKAAVFGMNSFKAPRPDGFQAFFQRNIGILLERISGIWLE; the protein is encoded by the coding sequence ATGTATAAGAATGTTATTAAGGAAGCTTGGCATCCCAAGTCTTCTTGCTTTTCCTCTAAGCTGCAACATGTTCAGGATGATTCTTTGGAATTTAATTTGAAGGTAGTCGGTAATATCTTTGCTAAGAAAAAGGAGCTTGAGAGATATATTAGTAAGATTCAGAGGCGTCTAGAAGAGGTTGATATTCTTTCCTTTAGGGTTAAAGAAAAGGAGCTTAATGATGACTATAATCGTATTCTCCTGCAAGAAGAGCTTTTTTGGTTTCAGAAATCTCGAGAACAATGGGTTAAATTTGGAGACcgtaatacaaaattttttcactTACAATCAGTGATTAGGAGGAAGAACAACAAAATTAAGGGGCTGTTTGTGGGTGACAGTACGTGGTCCTTTAACTCTTTTGTTCCTCAAGTTAAAGCTGTTTCTTTTTTCAAGAACCTTTTTTGCTCTGTGAAAGATATTGATTTGTACTGCATGGGTGATGTTCCTCTTCTGACTCTTAGCCCAAATGCCCGTGAGAATCTCACTACTCCAGTTTCTTTCTCCGAGGTCAAAGCGGCTGTCTTTGGCATGAACTCCTTTAAGGCTCCAAGGCCAGATGGCTTTCAAGCCTTTTTTCAAAGGAATATTGGGATATTATTGGAGCGGATATCTGGCATCTGGTTAGAATAG